A region of Micromonospora chokoriensis DNA encodes the following proteins:
- a CDS encoding alpha/beta fold hydrolase, whose protein sequence is MATFVLVPGFWLGAWAWREVTATLRAQGHEVYPMTLTGLAERNHLAGPEVGLETHTADIVRLIEVEDLRDVLLVGHSGGGMPVAQAADRIPDRIARVVYVESGPLPDGTAQFDTVPPEEQERLRVAIGDGDLLPPPAWDPTADPTNLAGLDEPTLALLRARATPQPLRAATDPVRRTGGRPVPTALVASTFPLAVVRQMIDEGHPFFTGLADGQLHELPTGHWPMLSEPKALADVLDLITRS, encoded by the coding sequence ATGGCGACGTTCGTGCTGGTCCCGGGGTTCTGGTTGGGTGCCTGGGCGTGGCGGGAGGTGACCGCGACGTTGCGGGCGCAGGGGCACGAGGTGTACCCGATGACCCTCACCGGGTTGGCCGAGCGCAACCACCTCGCCGGGCCGGAGGTCGGCCTGGAGACGCACACCGCGGACATCGTCCGGCTGATCGAGGTCGAGGATCTGCGCGACGTGCTGCTGGTCGGGCACTCCGGGGGCGGCATGCCGGTCGCGCAGGCGGCCGACCGCATCCCGGACCGGATCGCCCGGGTGGTCTACGTGGAGAGCGGACCACTGCCGGACGGCACCGCGCAGTTCGACACGGTGCCGCCCGAGGAGCAGGAACGGCTCCGGGTCGCGATCGGCGACGGTGATCTGCTGCCGCCGCCGGCCTGGGATCCGACCGCCGACCCGACCAACCTGGCCGGTCTGGACGAGCCCACGCTGGCTCTGCTGCGCGCCCGGGCCACCCCGCAGCCGCTGCGCGCGGCCACCGATCCGGTCCGCCGCACCGGCGGTCGTCCGGTGCCGACCGCGCTGGTCGCCAGCACCTTCCCGCTCGCCGTGGTCCGGCAGATGATCGACGAGGGACACCCGTTCTTCACCGGCCTGGCCGACGGTCAGCTGCACGAACTGCCCACCGGGCACTGGCCGATGCTCAGCGAGCCGAAGGCCCTGGCCGACGTCCTCGACCTGATCACCCGCAGCTGA
- a CDS encoding shikimate kinase codes for MAPVVVLVGAPGCGKTTVGRALADTLSVEFRDTDVDIEQMAGKPIPEIFIDEGEAHFRTLERAAVAAALAGGTGVLALGGGAVLAEETRAALVGHRVVHLSVELPDAVKRVGLGAGRPLLAINPRATLKHLLDQRRPLYAEVATDTVVTDGRTPAAVVAEVAALLPR; via the coding sequence ATGGCGCCGGTCGTCGTGCTGGTCGGCGCGCCCGGCTGCGGCAAGACCACCGTCGGGCGGGCGCTAGCCGACACCCTCTCGGTGGAGTTCCGCGACACCGACGTCGACATCGAGCAGATGGCCGGCAAGCCGATCCCGGAGATCTTCATCGACGAGGGTGAGGCTCACTTCCGTACCCTGGAGCGGGCCGCGGTGGCCGCGGCGCTGGCCGGCGGCACGGGCGTGCTCGCCCTCGGTGGCGGCGCGGTCCTGGCCGAGGAGACCCGGGCCGCCCTGGTCGGGCACCGGGTGGTGCACCTCTCGGTCGAGTTGCCCGACGCGGTGAAGCGGGTCGGGCTCGGCGCGGGCCGCCCGCTGCTGGCGATCAACCCGCGGGCGACCCTCAAGCACCTTCTGGACCAGCGTCGGCCGCTCTACGCCGAGGTCGCCACCGACACGGTGGTGACCGACGGCCGGACCCCGGCGGCGGTCGTCGCCGAGGTCGCCGCGCTGCTGCCCCGCTGA
- the aroC gene encoding chorismate synthase, producing MLRWLTAGESHGPALVAMLEGVPAGIEVTTSVIADELARRRLGYGRGARMSFERDEVELLGGLRHGVTLGSPVAIRVGNSEWPKWQTVMAADPVDPDELARQARNAPLTRPRPGHADLAGMQKYGHTDARPILERASARETAARVAVGAVAKALIRQALGIEIVSHVVELGPVAAKPGLRPVPADAARIDADPLRCLDPEASALMVAEVDAAKKAADTLGGVVEVLAYGVPPGLGSHVQWDRKLDARLATALMSIQAIKGVEIGDGWQQARSRGSEAHDEIIPSATGVRRVTDRAGGLEGGITTGEPLRVRAAMKPISSLNRALSTVDVTTGEPATAINQRSDVCAVPAAAVVAEAMVALVLAEAATEKFGGDSIAEIRRNLAGYLDALVIR from the coding sequence GTGTTGCGTTGGCTGACTGCAGGTGAATCGCACGGTCCCGCCCTCGTCGCGATGCTGGAGGGGGTGCCGGCCGGCATCGAGGTGACCACCTCCGTGATCGCCGACGAGCTGGCCCGCCGGCGGCTGGGCTATGGCCGGGGCGCCCGGATGTCGTTCGAGCGGGACGAGGTCGAGCTGCTCGGCGGCCTGCGCCACGGCGTCACGCTGGGCAGCCCGGTGGCCATCCGGGTCGGCAACTCCGAGTGGCCGAAGTGGCAGACCGTGATGGCGGCCGACCCGGTCGACCCCGACGAGCTGGCCCGGCAGGCCCGCAACGCACCGTTGACCCGTCCGCGGCCGGGCCACGCGGACCTGGCTGGCATGCAGAAGTACGGCCACACCGACGCCCGGCCGATCCTGGAGCGCGCCAGCGCCCGGGAGACCGCCGCCCGGGTCGCCGTCGGCGCGGTCGCCAAGGCACTGATCCGTCAGGCGCTCGGCATCGAGATCGTCTCGCACGTCGTCGAGCTGGGCCCGGTGGCCGCGAAGCCCGGTCTGCGGCCGGTCCCGGCCGACGCCGCCCGCATCGACGCCGACCCGCTGCGCTGCCTCGACCCGGAGGCCAGCGCCCTGATGGTCGCCGAGGTCGACGCCGCGAAGAAGGCCGCCGACACCCTCGGCGGCGTGGTCGAGGTCTTGGCGTACGGGGTGCCGCCGGGGTTGGGCAGCCACGTGCAGTGGGACCGCAAGCTCGACGCCCGACTGGCCACCGCGCTGATGTCGATCCAGGCGATCAAGGGTGTGGAGATCGGCGACGGCTGGCAGCAGGCCCGGTCCCGTGGCTCGGAGGCGCACGACGAGATCATTCCGTCCGCCACCGGCGTCCGCCGGGTCACCGACCGGGCGGGTGGCCTGGAGGGTGGCATCACCACCGGCGAGCCGTTGCGGGTCCGCGCGGCCATGAAGCCGATCTCCTCGCTGAACCGGGCCCTCTCCACTGTGGACGTCACCACCGGCGAGCCGGCCACCGCGATCAACCAGCGCTCCGACGTCTGTGCGGTGCCGGCCGCGGCGGTCGTCGCCGAGGCGATGGTGGCGCTGGTGCTCGCCGAGGCGGCCACCGAGAAGTTCGGCGGCGACTCGATCGCCGAGATCCGCCGCAACCTGGCCGGCTACCTCGACGCGCTGGTCATCCGCTGA
- a CDS encoding glycosyltransferase family 2 protein: MTPQPSVSVVVPTRDRPELLRAAVRAILGQEYPGQVEVVVVFDQSTPDESLSGLGDGPDRAVRVIRNVRTPGLAGARNSGTLAARGELVAFCDDDDEWLPGKLAAQVDALAADPGAEFVCCGIRVSYDGSTVDRVLDKERITLDDLLRDRMTELHPSTFLIRATALRDGFGLVDEEIPGSYAEDYEFLLRAARSAPLINLRTPSVLVRWHKRSYFAQRWDTISEALQWLLRRYPEFATQPAGAARVAGQIAFAQAASGDRRGALRWARRTLRSNPREPRAYLALAVAGRVVRADAVLRTLHKRGRGI; encoded by the coding sequence ATGACCCCGCAGCCGAGCGTCAGCGTCGTGGTGCCCACCCGGGACCGTCCCGAGCTGCTGCGGGCGGCGGTGCGCGCGATCCTGGGCCAGGAGTACCCGGGCCAGGTCGAGGTCGTGGTGGTGTTCGACCAGTCCACGCCGGACGAGTCGCTGAGCGGGCTGGGGGACGGCCCGGATCGGGCGGTGCGGGTGATCCGCAACGTCCGTACCCCGGGGTTGGCCGGTGCGCGCAACAGCGGCACCCTCGCGGCGCGGGGCGAGCTGGTCGCGTTCTGCGACGACGACGACGAGTGGCTGCCCGGCAAGCTGGCTGCCCAGGTCGACGCCCTGGCCGCCGACCCGGGGGCCGAGTTCGTCTGCTGCGGCATCCGGGTCAGCTACGACGGCAGCACCGTCGACCGGGTGCTCGACAAGGAGCGGATCACCCTGGACGACCTGCTGCGCGACCGGATGACGGAGCTGCACCCGTCGACCTTCCTGATCCGCGCCACCGCGCTGCGCGACGGGTTCGGGCTGGTCGACGAGGAGATCCCGGGCAGCTACGCGGAGGACTACGAGTTCCTGCTCCGGGCCGCGCGCAGCGCACCGTTGATCAACCTGCGGACGCCGTCGGTGCTGGTCCGCTGGCACAAGCGGTCGTACTTCGCGCAGCGCTGGGACACCATCTCCGAGGCCCTGCAGTGGCTGCTGCGGCGCTACCCGGAGTTCGCCACCCAACCGGCCGGCGCGGCCCGCGTCGCCGGGCAGATCGCGTTCGCCCAGGCCGCCTCCGGTGACCGGCGGGGCGCGCTGCGCTGGGCGCGTCGCACCCTGCGGAGCAATCCCCGGGAACCGCGCGCCTACCTGGCTCTCGCCGTCGCCGGTCGGGTGGTCCGGGCCGACGCGGTACTGCGCACCCTGCACAAGCGCGGCCGGGGGATCTGA
- a CDS encoding glycosyltransferase has protein sequence MPRQRDSTSTSQVRVLVAVGTDKHPFDRLVDWLAQWHAQVTDPVGLTVQHGHTAVPPLPGAVPFLGHDALQQAMADADLVVCHGGPATILEARRHGHLPIVVPRNPARGEHVDDHQLLFARRLGAAGLVALCETREALHDALSTGLADPTRYAVTTDPEAHEARRAAVARVGRIVDDLVAGSTPRRSRWRIRSRPRPGTKETSR, from the coding sequence CTGCCGCGCCAACGAGACAGCACGTCGACCTCGCAGGTCCGGGTGTTGGTCGCGGTCGGCACCGACAAGCACCCCTTCGACCGGCTCGTCGACTGGCTGGCACAGTGGCACGCGCAGGTCACCGACCCGGTCGGGTTGACCGTGCAGCACGGGCACACCGCGGTGCCGCCGCTGCCCGGCGCGGTGCCGTTCCTCGGTCACGACGCGCTCCAGCAGGCGATGGCCGACGCCGACCTGGTGGTCTGCCACGGCGGGCCGGCGACCATCCTGGAGGCCCGCCGACACGGCCACCTGCCCATCGTGGTCCCCCGCAACCCGGCGCGTGGTGAGCACGTCGACGACCACCAGCTCCTGTTCGCCCGCCGTCTCGGCGCCGCCGGGCTGGTGGCGCTCTGCGAGACCCGGGAGGCGCTGCACGACGCGTTGAGCACCGGGCTGGCCGACCCGACCCGCTACGCGGTGACCACCGACCCGGAGGCGCACGAGGCGCGACGGGCGGCGGTGGCCCGGGTCGGGCGGATCGTCGACGACCTGGTTGCCGGCTCGACCCCGCGCCGGTCCCGGTGGCGGATCCGATCCCGCCCGCGTCCGGGCACGAAGGAGACCTCCCGATGA